From Arthrobacter sp. FW306-2-2C-D06B, a single genomic window includes:
- the rpmA gene encoding 50S ribosomal protein L27, which yields MAHKKGASSTRNGRDSNAQYLGVKRFGGQVVSAGEIIVRQRGTHFHPGAGVGRGGDDTLFALQAGAVEFGTRRGRRVVNIVAAAAAE from the coding sequence ATGGCACATAAAAAAGGCGCGAGCTCCACTCGCAACGGTCGTGACTCCAACGCCCAGTACCTCGGCGTAAAGCGCTTCGGTGGCCAGGTCGTTTCCGCAGGCGAGATCATCGTCCGCCAGCGCGGCACCCACTTCCACCCGGGCGCCGGTGTCGGCCGCGGTGGCGACGACACCCTGTTCGCCCTGCAGGCAGGTGCGGTTGAGTTCGGAACTCGCCGTGGCCGTCGCGTAGTGAACATCGTTGCTGCTGCAGCTGCAGAGTAA
- the thiD gene encoding bifunctional hydroxymethylpyrimidine kinase/phosphomethylpyrimidine kinase: MTVSAQSAVYPLKAIQRAIPRVLSIAGSDPSGGAGIQADLKSIAANGGYGMAVITALTVQNTQGVTAVHVPPVEFLRQQLDAISDDITVDAVKIGMLGDAAVIHEVRRWLGEARPAVVVLDPVMIATSGDRLLAESAETALRELLPLADLVTPNLPELAMLLGEPEATDWATALEQGKRLAAACGNTVLVKGGHLQGAGCPDALVNTGGVLSQDVVEFAGQRVETRNSHGTGCSLSSAMATAKARLGDWESALRVVKPWLQEALTQSEVLEVGKGNGPIHHFHALQQDLQPGDFAVRMWDAAQTELAAIYGLDFIQHLQTGGLSEAQFSYYLSQDAIYLNGYSRVLARASALAPSETEQLFWARGSQMCLEVESELHRNWLNGRQVSGELGPVTKAYVDHLLAASASGSYAVLLAAVLPCYWLYAEVGHQLHLGYIRAGASDEHPYADWLRTYADEAFAEATRKAIDITDAAAQAASPAERTAMMEAFAQSCRYETAFFDAPRLHA, translated from the coding sequence ATGACTGTTTCAGCGCAATCAGCCGTCTACCCGCTCAAGGCTATCCAGCGGGCCATCCCGAGGGTCCTCAGCATTGCCGGCTCGGATCCTTCGGGTGGCGCCGGGATCCAGGCGGACCTCAAGAGCATTGCGGCCAACGGAGGCTATGGCATGGCCGTGATTACGGCGCTCACGGTACAAAACACGCAGGGCGTCACTGCCGTCCATGTGCCTCCTGTGGAATTCCTGCGCCAGCAATTGGATGCCATTAGCGACGACATCACCGTCGATGCCGTCAAAATCGGCATGCTCGGGGACGCGGCCGTCATCCACGAAGTCCGTCGCTGGCTCGGCGAGGCGCGCCCCGCCGTCGTCGTGCTGGATCCGGTGATGATCGCGACCAGTGGCGACCGGCTCCTCGCGGAGTCCGCTGAAACCGCGCTGCGGGAACTTCTGCCCCTCGCCGATTTGGTGACCCCCAACCTTCCTGAATTGGCCATGCTGCTCGGCGAACCTGAAGCCACTGACTGGGCCACGGCGTTGGAGCAAGGCAAACGCTTGGCCGCTGCCTGTGGAAACACCGTCCTGGTGAAGGGTGGCCATCTGCAGGGAGCGGGCTGCCCCGATGCCTTGGTCAACACCGGGGGAGTACTGAGCCAGGACGTGGTGGAATTCGCCGGCCAACGCGTGGAGACCCGCAACAGCCATGGCACGGGATGTTCCCTCTCCTCGGCGATGGCGACGGCCAAGGCGCGGCTCGGCGATTGGGAGTCCGCCCTGCGCGTAGTCAAGCCCTGGCTTCAGGAAGCGCTGACCCAGTCCGAGGTGCTGGAAGTCGGGAAGGGCAACGGGCCGATCCATCATTTCCATGCGCTCCAGCAGGACCTTCAACCGGGGGATTTCGCCGTCCGGATGTGGGACGCCGCCCAAACGGAACTTGCGGCCATTTATGGCTTGGACTTCATCCAGCACTTGCAAACCGGTGGCCTCAGCGAAGCGCAGTTCAGCTATTACCTGTCGCAGGATGCCATCTATCTCAACGGCTATTCGAGGGTCCTGGCACGGGCAAGCGCCCTCGCCCCGAGTGAAACCGAACAGCTGTTCTGGGCCCGCGGCTCGCAGATGTGCCTTGAGGTCGAGTCCGAGCTGCACCGGAATTGGCTCAATGGACGCCAGGTAAGCGGAGAGCTAGGACCGGTCACCAAGGCCTACGTGGACCACTTGCTGGCGGCGTCGGCGTCGGGAAGCTACGCCGTGCTGCTGGCTGCCGTGCTTCCCTGCTACTGGTTGTACGCCGAGGTGGGACACCAGCTCCACCTTGGCTACATTCGGGCCGGAGCGTCGGACGAGCACCCTTACGCAGACTGGCTGCGCACCTACGCGGACGAAGCGTTCGCAGAGGCCACCCGCAAGGCGATCGACATCACGGATGCCGCCGCACAGGCCGCGTCGCCAGCGGAGCGCACCGCGATGATGGAGGCGTTTGCCCAATCCTGCCGTTATGAAACGGCGTTCTTCGATGCTCCAAGATTGCATGCCTGA
- the proB gene encoding glutamate 5-kinase yields MTTSTARIAEVTEGDDSAERQALAGAKRIVVKVGSSSLTSIKGGISEKALTALVHALAEKRNSGTEIILVSSGAIAAGLAPLGLAKRPKDLATQQAAASVGQGLLMARYSQAFAAHGVTVSQVLLTADDLMRRTQHSNAYRALDRLLNLGVVPVVNENDTVATHEIRFGDNDRLAALVAHLVRADALVLLSDVDALYDGPPSLGAKRIPLVTGPADLVGVTIGKAGKAGVGTGGMTTKVEAASIAAGSGIHALVTSTANAAAALAGEDVGTWFAINGNRKPVRLLWLAHLASVRGRLVLDDGAVKAVRDRHTSLLPAGISSVQGDFEPGDPVEMVSSEGTVIARGLVNYSADELPRMLGRSTKELAKDLGRGYDRVVVHVDDLVLVQQSRSTKLGE; encoded by the coding sequence ATGACGACTAGCACGGCCCGCATCGCTGAAGTCACCGAAGGCGACGACTCCGCCGAACGCCAGGCATTGGCCGGCGCCAAGCGGATCGTCGTCAAAGTGGGTTCGTCCTCGCTGACCAGCATCAAAGGCGGCATCTCGGAGAAAGCGCTGACGGCACTTGTCCACGCCCTGGCTGAGAAGCGCAATTCCGGGACGGAGATCATCCTGGTCTCTTCCGGTGCCATCGCGGCGGGTCTCGCGCCGCTCGGCCTCGCCAAGCGTCCCAAGGACCTCGCCACGCAGCAGGCTGCGGCCAGCGTGGGCCAAGGGCTTTTGATGGCGCGCTATTCGCAGGCTTTTGCCGCTCACGGGGTCACGGTCAGCCAGGTCCTCTTGACGGCGGACGACTTGATGCGGCGCACGCAGCACAGCAACGCATACCGGGCGCTGGACCGTTTGCTGAACCTCGGCGTCGTGCCCGTCGTGAACGAAAACGACACCGTGGCAACGCACGAAATCCGTTTTGGCGACAACGATCGTCTGGCCGCTTTGGTGGCCCACCTTGTCCGGGCGGACGCCTTGGTCCTGTTGTCCGACGTCGACGCCCTCTACGATGGTCCGCCGTCATTGGGTGCCAAGCGCATTCCGCTTGTCACTGGTCCCGCTGACCTCGTCGGCGTGACCATCGGCAAGGCCGGTAAAGCCGGCGTTGGAACCGGAGGCATGACCACCAAGGTAGAGGCTGCGTCGATCGCCGCGGGCTCCGGCATCCACGCCCTCGTCACGTCCACGGCCAATGCCGCCGCCGCCCTGGCAGGCGAGGACGTGGGCACGTGGTTCGCCATCAACGGCAACCGCAAACCGGTACGGCTGCTTTGGCTGGCCCACCTCGCTTCGGTCCGGGGCCGTTTGGTGCTCGACGACGGCGCCGTCAAGGCCGTGCGGGACCGCCACACGTCGCTGTTGCCCGCCGGAATATCTTCGGTGCAGGGAGACTTCGAGCCGGGCGATCCGGTGGAGATGGTTTCATCCGAGGGCACCGTGATTGCCAGGGGCCTCGTGAACTACTCTGCGGACGAGCTTCCCCGCATGCTTGGCCGTTCAACCAAGGAACTCGCCAAGGACCTTGGCCGCGGATATGACCGCGTAGTTGTTCATGTTGACGACCTCGTACTGGTCCAGCAGTCCCGCTCCACTAAACTTGGAGAATGA
- the rplU gene encoding 50S ribosomal protein L21, translating into MVYAIVRAGGRQEKVSVGDYVTLNRVPGGAGSTLELPALLLVDGDKVTSAAADLAKVKVTAEILEDLRGPKIVIQKFKNKTGYKKRQGHRQELTKIKITGIK; encoded by the coding sequence GTGGTGTACGCGATTGTCCGCGCAGGCGGCCGCCAAGAAAAGGTTTCCGTTGGAGACTACGTAACCCTGAACCGCGTCCCCGGCGGAGCCGGCAGCACCCTTGAGCTGCCCGCACTGCTCCTGGTGGACGGTGACAAGGTCACCTCCGCTGCTGCGGATCTGGCCAAGGTCAAGGTTACGGCTGAGATCCTCGAAGACCTCCGTGGTCCGAAGATCGTCATCCAGAAGTTCAAGAACAAGACCGGCTACAAGAAGCGCCAGGGTCACCGTCAAGAACTCACCAAGATCAAGATCACCGGTATCAAGTAA
- a CDS encoding Rne/Rng family ribonuclease yields the protein MDNEQVVAAAEDAASTETTEAPKKVTRTRRKAAPKTVTADEAPDAGAAAGEPLTAATDTEATDTEAPKAPVRRTRARKKVETSEPLPGFAEEASTDGGEAPQAAAVVEPEIAAEAEAAPEKPVRRRRTTRAKSPEPVAEEAPVETPAAEVAQPEENAVVAEIAPEETTEEPAVEAEAASPIASLFMEPGSVTSMIFQAPDLSAVARPAVVEEERQADAEEVSEDNELDEAGSRRRRRSRGRRGRRGNERDEAAGDETAAESEDETEAGAEEVLEEGVTSRRRRRRRRGDQDLELTGGGDDDPPNTVTRVRAPRAHVESTSSSDRVTSVKGSTRLEAKKQRRRESRETGRRRQVITEAEFLARRESVDRQMIVRQRDDRIQIGVLEDGVLAEHFVSKTQQDSLIGNVYLGKVQNVLPSMEAAFVDIGRGRNAVLYAGEVNWDAVTLEGKPRRIENALKSGDSVLVQVTKDPVGHKGARLTSQISLPGRYLVYVPGGSMTGISRKLPDVERNRLKKILKDRLPENAGVIVRTAAEGASEEELTHDINRLRAQWEGIESQSTSTKILAPELLYGEPDLTIKVVRDVFNEDFSKLIVSGDEAWDTIEAYVTYVAPDLVGRLEKWTSDQDIFSAWRVDEQIHKALERKVFLPSGGSLVIDRTEAMTVVDVNTGKFTGSGGNLEETVTKNNLEAAEEVVRQLRLRDIGGIIVIDFIDMVLESNRDLVLRRLVECLGRDRTKHQVAEVTSLGLVQMTRKRMGTGLLEVFGEQCETCAGRGIVTHDEPVEHRRANVVAAEHHHPRTESQPTVRPEQRKRRRGRGTGPGTTELPSTPPVPVHTVESTDPNRQAATRAALATIAAAAHAAHLHDDELHHAAELLADGHVAEATPVQAPAAPAQAPAAASSSEERSKPVLRFGGEEVALPFVHHEEEPASGAPAMSLDLLAQAFAGLGEAPDTATTAPEAEEVPAGTPAAVASGESPEAGSRGRRGRRNRSASRAQGAANATNVEHHEVAAAASGGAAHEAKATDAAPAKSTAAAEPIILGVGVPKSEL from the coding sequence ATGGATAACGAGCAAGTTGTAGCCGCCGCCGAAGATGCGGCGTCCACCGAGACCACTGAAGCACCCAAAAAGGTCACCCGCACCCGCCGCAAGGCTGCACCGAAGACGGTCACCGCCGATGAAGCCCCCGACGCCGGAGCAGCCGCCGGTGAACCGCTCACCGCAGCGACGGACACCGAAGCGACGGACACCGAAGCGCCCAAGGCTCCCGTCCGGCGCACAAGGGCTCGAAAGAAGGTCGAAACTTCCGAGCCGCTGCCAGGTTTCGCCGAAGAAGCTTCCACGGACGGTGGCGAGGCCCCGCAGGCTGCCGCCGTCGTCGAGCCTGAAATAGCGGCAGAAGCCGAAGCTGCCCCCGAGAAGCCGGTCCGCCGCCGTCGTACGACGAGGGCAAAGAGCCCCGAACCCGTCGCTGAAGAAGCCCCGGTTGAAACACCGGCTGCCGAGGTTGCGCAGCCCGAGGAAAACGCTGTGGTCGCGGAGATTGCGCCGGAGGAAACCACTGAGGAACCGGCCGTCGAGGCCGAAGCCGCAAGCCCGATCGCTTCGCTGTTCATGGAACCTGGCTCCGTCACGTCCATGATCTTCCAGGCGCCGGACTTGAGCGCCGTTGCCAGGCCGGCCGTCGTCGAAGAGGAACGGCAGGCCGACGCCGAAGAAGTTTCCGAGGACAACGAACTGGACGAAGCCGGCAGCCGCCGTCGCCGTCGCAGCCGTGGGCGTCGTGGACGCAGGGGCAACGAGCGCGATGAAGCCGCCGGAGACGAAACGGCCGCGGAATCCGAGGACGAGACAGAAGCCGGTGCCGAGGAAGTCCTCGAAGAAGGCGTAACCTCCCGCCGTCGTCGGCGCCGTCGTCGTGGCGATCAGGACCTGGAGTTGACTGGTGGCGGAGACGACGATCCCCCCAACACTGTCACCCGTGTCCGCGCCCCCCGCGCACACGTTGAGTCCACCAGCAGCTCCGACCGCGTCACGAGCGTCAAGGGCTCCACTCGCCTTGAAGCCAAGAAGCAGCGCCGCCGCGAGTCCCGCGAGACCGGCCGCCGCCGACAGGTCATCACCGAGGCCGAATTCCTGGCCCGCCGTGAGTCCGTCGACCGCCAGATGATCGTTCGGCAGCGCGACGACAGGATCCAGATCGGTGTCCTGGAAGACGGCGTGCTCGCAGAGCACTTCGTGTCCAAGACACAGCAGGATTCCCTGATCGGCAACGTCTACCTGGGCAAGGTCCAGAATGTGCTGCCGTCGATGGAAGCCGCGTTCGTCGACATTGGACGCGGCCGCAACGCCGTGCTGTACGCCGGTGAAGTCAACTGGGATGCAGTCACCTTGGAAGGGAAACCGCGCCGCATCGAAAACGCCCTGAAATCAGGCGATTCCGTGTTGGTCCAGGTCACCAAGGACCCCGTGGGTCACAAGGGCGCACGCCTGACGAGCCAGATTTCGCTCCCAGGCCGCTACCTTGTGTACGTACCGGGCGGGTCAATGACCGGCATCTCCCGCAAGCTGCCCGACGTCGAGCGCAACCGCCTGAAGAAGATCCTCAAGGACCGCCTCCCGGAGAACGCGGGCGTCATTGTCCGCACCGCCGCCGAGGGAGCTTCCGAGGAAGAGCTGACGCACGACATCAACCGCCTGCGGGCCCAGTGGGAAGGCATCGAAAGCCAGTCCACGTCCACCAAGATCCTGGCACCGGAACTGCTGTACGGCGAACCGGACCTGACCATCAAGGTGGTCCGAGACGTCTTCAACGAGGACTTCTCCAAGCTCATCGTCTCCGGCGACGAAGCCTGGGACACCATCGAAGCCTACGTCACCTACGTGGCGCCGGACCTGGTGGGACGCCTCGAAAAGTGGACCTCGGATCAGGACATCTTCTCGGCATGGCGCGTGGACGAACAGATCCACAAGGCACTGGAGCGCAAGGTCTTCCTGCCCTCCGGCGGTTCGCTCGTGATCGACCGCACCGAGGCCATGACGGTTGTTGACGTCAACACCGGGAAGTTCACCGGCAGCGGTGGCAACCTCGAGGAAACCGTCACCAAGAACAACCTTGAGGCTGCCGAGGAAGTGGTCCGCCAGCTGCGCTTGCGCGACATCGGCGGAATCATCGTCATCGACTTCATCGACATGGTCCTGGAATCCAACCGCGATCTCGTGTTGCGCCGCTTGGTCGAATGCCTCGGCCGGGACCGCACCAAGCACCAGGTCGCCGAGGTGACGTCCCTTGGATTGGTCCAGATGACGCGCAAGCGCATGGGCACCGGCCTGCTGGAGGTCTTCGGCGAGCAGTGCGAAACCTGCGCCGGTCGCGGAATCGTCACGCACGACGAGCCTGTGGAACACCGTCGGGCCAACGTGGTGGCCGCCGAACACCACCACCCACGCACGGAGTCACAGCCGACCGTCCGGCCTGAACAGCGCAAGCGTCGCCGCGGCAGGGGCACGGGTCCGGGGACTACCGAACTCCCGAGCACCCCACCTGTGCCGGTCCACACCGTGGAATCCACCGATCCGAACCGCCAGGCAGCCACCCGCGCAGCCCTTGCCACCATCGCGGCGGCAGCCCACGCAGCCCACCTGCACGACGACGAGCTCCACCACGCGGCGGAATTGCTCGCCGACGGGCACGTAGCGGAAGCAACCCCGGTCCAGGCCCCCGCGGCCCCGGCCCAGGCTCCTGCCGCTGCGTCGAGTAGCGAGGAACGTTCGAAGCCTGTCCTGCGATTCGGCGGCGAGGAAGTTGCGTTGCCCTTCGTCCACCACGAAGAGGAGCCAGCGAGTGGTGCCCCTGCCATGAGCCTGGACCTGTTGGCACAGGCATTCGCGGGCCTCGGAGAAGCGCCCGACACTGCGACGACGGCACCTGAGGCCGAGGAAGTGCCCGCCGGGACCCCCGCGGCCGTTGCAAGCGGAGAATCCCCGGAAGCGGGTTCGCGTGGACGCCGAGGCCGTCGCAACCGCAGCGCCAGCCGGGCCCAGGGTGCCGCCAACGCCACCAACGTGGAGCACCACGAGGTTGCCGCGGCCGCCTCCGGTGGGGCCGCGCACGAGGCCAAGGCGACGGACGCTGCTCCAGCCAAGTCGACGGCGGCAGCGGAACCGATCATCCTCGGTGTCGGCGTGCCCAAGTCCGAACTCTAA
- a CDS encoding DUF4233 domain-containing protein, whose protein sequence is MAKLTKAQREWRPGMPKKRRSTKVMFASTVLLLEAFVAFFATLAVFGLKRGEVQPALILTFGITLSLVLILACAVLSRPWGIGVGWVLQLVLISSGFVEPTMFVVGVLFAACWWYGIRAGMRIDRENAQRDREQAEWNASHGEDSAGQSA, encoded by the coding sequence GTGGCCAAACTGACCAAAGCCCAGCGCGAATGGCGGCCCGGGATGCCCAAGAAGCGCCGCTCCACCAAGGTGATGTTCGCTTCGACCGTGCTGCTTCTGGAGGCCTTCGTCGCGTTCTTCGCCACCTTGGCTGTCTTCGGACTGAAGCGTGGAGAGGTACAGCCGGCGCTGATCCTGACCTTCGGCATCACCCTGAGCCTCGTGCTGATCCTGGCCTGCGCCGTGCTCAGCAGGCCGTGGGGCATCGGCGTCGGCTGGGTACTGCAGCTGGTCTTGATTTCCTCGGGATTCGTCGAGCCCACGATGTTCGTGGTGGGAGTCCTCTTCGCGGCCTGCTGGTGGTACGGCATCCGTGCCGGCATGCGGATCGACCGCGAGAACGCCCAGCGCGATCGTGAGCAAGCCGAATGGAACGCTTCGCACGGGGAAGACTCTGCCGGGCAGTCCGCCTGA
- a CDS encoding vitamin K epoxide reductase family protein — protein MPSPASPNLANNDARSLGQDKTGRSPDETMPRMVRDRPFAWLLLATGAIAWLASGALVLEKLQVLQDPNHITACDLNPWVSCGSVMKTPQSSVFGFPNMFIGIVAFAVIITTAMAIFAGAKFARWYWIGLQTGVTLGFIFIVWLWSQALYVIHILCPFCMVVWACMIPLFVFVTIRNVAHGVIPAPAGLARILSESGWIISALLYVGVIASIFFAFINVFIGTSGY, from the coding sequence ATGCCGAGCCCCGCCAGCCCGAACCTGGCCAATAACGATGCCCGCTCCCTCGGGCAGGACAAAACCGGGAGGAGCCCCGACGAGACCATGCCACGCATGGTCCGCGACCGCCCCTTCGCGTGGCTCCTGCTCGCCACCGGCGCCATTGCGTGGCTGGCATCAGGGGCGCTCGTGCTGGAAAAGCTGCAGGTACTCCAGGACCCCAACCACATCACGGCCTGCGACCTCAATCCGTGGGTCTCCTGCGGCAGCGTCATGAAGACACCGCAGAGTTCGGTTTTCGGTTTCCCCAACATGTTCATCGGCATTGTCGCCTTCGCTGTGATCATCACCACCGCCATGGCTATCTTTGCCGGGGCCAAGTTCGCCCGCTGGTACTGGATCGGACTGCAGACGGGCGTCACACTGGGGTTCATCTTCATCGTCTGGCTATGGTCCCAGGCACTGTATGTCATTCACATCCTGTGCCCGTTCTGCATGGTGGTGTGGGCATGCATGATCCCCCTCTTCGTGTTCGTGACCATCCGGAACGTGGCGCACGGGGTCATTCCAGCCCCCGCAGGCCTGGCCAGGATCCTCAGCGAATCCGGTTGGATCATTTCCGCGCTGCTCTACGTCGGCGTGATCGCGAGCATTTTCTTTGCCTTCATCAACGTCTTCATCGGCACGTCGGGTTACTGA
- the obgE gene encoding GTPase ObgE yields MATFVDRVVLHVSGGTGGHGCVSVKREKFKPLGGPDGGNGGNGGDVILRVDAQTTTLLDYHHAPHRHATNGGPGMGDWRGGKNGETLVLPVPDGTVVKTKDGVVLADLVGEGTEFVAAAGGLGGLGNSSLSSQKRRAPGFALLGIEGDSSDIVLELKSIADIALVGFPSAGKSSLVAAMSAARPKIADYPFTTLIPNLGVVQAGEVRFTIADVPGLIEGASEGKGLGHNFLRHVERCAALVHVLDCGTLEADRDPLSDLAIIEQELDKYAVDMSYAGVDGEVVPLNERPKLVVLNKVDLPDGRDMAEFVRPELEQRGYRVFEVSATSHEGLRQLSFAMGEIVMAARKAVATAPPKVAAPVLRPRAVNESGFKIRREEKNLEPLFRVLGEKPVRWVKQTDFTNEEAIGYLADRLAKLGIENELFKMGAVPGDTVVIGEEDGVVFDWEPTMMAGAELLATPRGTDIRVADIGDRPTRSQKRDEQLERREAKAAARAELEAERKAGIWTESVSGRRLPKPLKESGLEAENDD; encoded by the coding sequence GTGGCGACCTTCGTAGACCGGGTAGTACTTCACGTATCCGGCGGAACAGGCGGCCACGGCTGTGTCTCTGTTAAGCGCGAGAAGTTCAAGCCCCTGGGCGGACCCGACGGCGGCAACGGCGGTAACGGCGGCGACGTCATCCTGCGCGTTGACGCCCAGACCACCACTTTGCTTGATTACCACCACGCACCGCACCGCCACGCAACCAACGGTGGCCCCGGGATGGGTGACTGGCGCGGCGGCAAGAACGGCGAGACTCTCGTGCTTCCCGTGCCGGACGGCACCGTGGTCAAGACCAAGGACGGCGTTGTCCTTGCTGACCTTGTAGGTGAAGGCACCGAGTTCGTTGCCGCTGCAGGTGGCCTGGGCGGCCTTGGTAACTCGTCGTTGTCTTCGCAGAAGCGCCGTGCCCCTGGTTTCGCCCTCCTCGGAATCGAAGGGGACTCCAGTGACATCGTCCTGGAGTTGAAGTCGATCGCAGACATCGCACTGGTTGGCTTCCCCTCAGCGGGCAAGTCCAGCCTTGTCGCGGCGATGTCCGCTGCGCGGCCCAAGATCGCCGATTATCCGTTCACCACCCTGATCCCCAACCTCGGCGTGGTCCAGGCCGGTGAGGTCCGGTTCACCATTGCCGACGTTCCCGGATTGATCGAAGGCGCGAGCGAGGGCAAGGGCCTCGGCCACAACTTCCTGCGCCACGTCGAGCGTTGCGCCGCGCTCGTGCACGTGCTGGACTGCGGAACCTTGGAAGCGGACAGGGACCCGCTCTCCGACCTTGCGATCATCGAGCAAGAGCTGGATAAGTACGCAGTGGACATGAGCTACGCCGGCGTTGACGGCGAAGTGGTCCCCCTGAACGAACGCCCCAAACTTGTTGTCCTGAACAAGGTGGACCTGCCAGACGGCCGGGATATGGCCGAGTTCGTCCGCCCGGAACTGGAACAGCGCGGCTACCGCGTTTTCGAAGTCTCCGCGACGAGCCATGAAGGCCTGCGCCAACTGAGCTTCGCCATGGGCGAGATCGTCATGGCCGCCCGCAAGGCCGTTGCCACTGCGCCTCCCAAGGTCGCGGCGCCCGTCCTGCGCCCCCGCGCCGTCAACGAGTCCGGCTTCAAGATCCGCCGCGAGGAAAAGAACCTCGAGCCGCTCTTCCGCGTCCTGGGGGAGAAGCCGGTCCGTTGGGTCAAGCAGACCGACTTCACCAACGAGGAAGCCATTGGCTACCTGGCCGATCGCCTGGCAAAGCTCGGCATCGAAAACGAACTGTTCAAGATGGGTGCCGTTCCGGGTGACACCGTGGTGATCGGCGAAGAGGACGGCGTCGTCTTCGACTGGGAACCCACCATGATGGCGGGCGCCGAACTCCTGGCGACGCCTCGAGGCACGGACATCCGTGTTGCCGACATCGGCGACCGTCCCACCCGTTCGCAGAAGCGCGACGAGCAGCTCGAACGACGCGAAGCCAAGGCTGCAGCACGCGCCGAGCTCGAAGCCGAGCGGAAGGCGGGCATCTGGACCGAGTCCGTCAGCGGACGTCGTCTACCCAAGCCCCTGAAGGAAAGCGGCCTGGAAGCCGAAAATGACGACTAG
- the ndk gene encoding nucleoside-diphosphate kinase, whose translation MSIERTLVLIKPDGVTRNLSGSILARIESKGYSLVELKKVNATRDLLEQHYEEHLGKPFYEPLVEFMLSGPVVAAIFEGHRVIEGFRSLAGTTDPTTAAPGTIRGDFGRDWGLAVQQNLVHGSDSVDSAEREIKIWFGA comes from the coding sequence GTGAGCATTGAGCGCACCCTTGTACTGATCAAGCCCGACGGCGTCACCCGCAACTTGAGCGGCAGCATCCTCGCCCGCATCGAGTCCAAGGGATACTCCTTGGTCGAATTGAAGAAGGTCAACGCCACCCGCGATCTGCTGGAGCAGCACTACGAAGAGCACCTGGGCAAGCCGTTCTACGAGCCGCTGGTCGAGTTCATGCTCAGCGGCCCGGTTGTCGCTGCGATCTTCGAAGGCCACCGCGTGATCGAAGGCTTCCGTTCCCTTGCGGGAACCACGGACCCGACGACGGCGGCTCCCGGCACCATCCGCGGCGACTTCGGCCGTGACTGGGGCCTGGCAGTGCAGCAGAACCTGGTCCACGGTTCCGATTCGGTTGATTCCGCGGAGCGTGAGATCAAGATCTGGTTCGGCGCGTAG